The Saccharomyces mikatae IFO 1815 strain IFO1815 genome assembly, chromosome: 11 genome has a segment encoding these proteins:
- the LHS1 gene encoding Hsp70 family chaperone LHS1 (similar to Saccharomyces cerevisiae LHS1 (YKL073W); ancestral locus Anc_2.618), with protein sequence MRSILRLFLFATFVVVGSLAAVLGVDYGEQNIKAIVVSPQAPLELVLTPEAKRKEISGLSIKRLPGYEKSDPNAIERIYGSAIGSLATRFPQNTLLHLKPLLGKSLEDETTITLYLKQHPGLKMVSTNRSTIAFLIDNVEYPLEELVAMNIQEVSNRANSLLRDRDARTEDFVDKISLTIPDFFDQHQRKALLDASSVTAGIKETYLVSEGMSIAVDFVLKQRQFPPGELQHYIVYDMGSGSTKASMFSILQPEDITQPVVIEFEGYGYNPHLGGAKFTMDIGSLIESKFLETHPAIRTDEFHANPKTLAKISQVAEKAKLILSANSEATINIESLINDIDFRTTVTRKEFEEFISDSLLEIVKPINDALKKQFGGHQIKLSDINGVILAGGSSRVPLVQDQLIKLVSEERVLRNVNADESAVNGVVMRGIKLSNSFKTKPLNVLDRSVNTYSFKLSYESETYEAFGRGSIYPNETSILSATIDPIPNNFTIDLYENGKLFETVTVNSGAIKSSYSLEKCPSGVAYNITFGLSSDRLFSIQEISCICRSESDMDGSKQVKNKSSRLTFSSEDVEIKRLSSSERQRLHDHIQLLDKQDKERFQFQENLNVLESNLYDARNLLMDDEVVHNGPKSQLEELSEMVKVYLDWLEDASFDTDPEDIISRIREIGILKKKIELYMDSWKEPLDSQQFEGMLEEGHKLLQAIETHKNTVDQFLREFETEFAGTIDNVREEFEKTKLSAYVSNALSTWEETLTSFKNSMSEIEELLAKNIIGEDLRERLFEIKLKFDKYRTKLEEKLHLIKTSDESRLKEIKKLHLRKFRLQKRKEEKLKKKLEQELSKHRNETESIINESVGNEDSPLNDKTTELNSGSKEEILHDEL encoded by the coding sequence ATGCGAAGCATTTTAAGGCTATTTTTGTTTGCAacttttgttgttgtagGATCTTTAGCAGCCGTTTTAGGCGTTGATTACGGTGAACAAAATATCAAGGCCATTGTGGTTTCACCGCAAGCTCCACTAGAACTTGTGCTCACTCCAGAAGCAAAACGGAAAGAAATATCTGGtctttcaataaaaaggTTACCTGGTTATGAGAAGAGTGATCCAAATGCTATTGAGAGGATTTACGGTTCTGCTATTGGTAGTTTGGCAACCAGGTTCCCTCAAAATACATTGCTGCATTTGAAACCATTGCTTGGTAAATCTCTAGAGGATGAGACCACTATAACGTTGTACTTAAAACAGCATCCAGGTTTGAAAATGGTATCGACGAATAGAAGTACTATTGCTTTTCTGATTGATAACGTGGAGTACCCATTGGAAGAATTGGTGGCAATGAATATTCAAGAGGTTTCTAATAGAGCTAATTCACTATTAAGAGATAGGGATGCAAGAACGGAGGATTTTGTAGACAAGATAAGTCTTACAATCcctgatttttttgaccaACATCAAAGGAAAGCGCTTCTTGATGCTAGTTCAGTAACTGCTGGAATTAAAGAAACATACCTGGTTAGCGAAGGGATGTCTATTGCCGTTGATTTCGTGTTAAAGCAACGCCAATTCCCACCAGGCGAGTTGCAACATTATATCGTGTATGATATGGGAAGTGGCTCTACTAAGGCCTCAATGTTCTCTATATTACAACCTGAGGATATTACTCAGCCAGTTGTTATAGAATTTGAAGGATATGGTTATAATCCACATCTAGGTGGTGCAAAGTTTACTATGGATATTGGCAGCCTGATAGAAAGTAAGTTCTTAGAAACTCATCCGGCTATAAGAACTGACGAATTTCATGCGAACCCTAAGACTTTAGCCAAAATCAGCCAGGTAGCAGAGAAGGCAAAGTTAATATTAAGCGCTAATTCTGAGGCTACCATTAATATAGAATCATTGATTAACGATATTGACTTCCGCACTACAGTCACTAGAAaggaatttgaagaatttattTCAGATTCGTTATTGGAGATTGTCAAGCCCATAAACGATGCGCTGAAAAAACAATTTGGTGGTCACCAAATAAAATTGTCTGACATAAATGGAGTAATTTTGGCAGGCGGCTCTTCTCGTGTTCCACTTGTGCAAGATCAATTAATCAAGCTTGTATCTGAAGAGAGAGTATTAAGAAATGTTAATGCTGACGAATCGGCTGTGAATGGTGTTGTTATGAGAGGTATCAAATTATCTAACTCTTTTAAGACGAAACCATTAAATGTTCTTGACCGTTCTGTTAATActtattctttcaaattatcATATGAATCCGAAACGTATGAAGCGTTTGGCAGAGGAAGTATCTATCCTAATGAAACATCCATTTTGTCTGCTACGATTGATCCCATTCCTAATAATTTTACTATTGATCTATATGAAAATGGAAAGTTGTTCGAAACAGTCACGGTAAATTCGGGTGCCATAAAAAGTTCATATTCTTTGGAGAAGTGTCCTTCAGGAGTAGCCTATAACATAACTTTCGGCCTTTCCAGTGATAGGTTGTTCTCTATTCAAGAGATTAGCTGCATTTGCCGAAGCGAAAGTGATATGGATGGCTCGAAGCAAGTTAAGAACAAAAGCAGTCGCTTGACTTTTAGTTCTGAGGATGTCGAAATCAAAAGGCTCTCTTCTTCAGAACGTCAGCGTTTGCATGATCACATCCAACTGCTCGATAAACAGgataaagaaagatttcaaTTTCAGGAAAACTTGAATGTTCTTGAAAGCAATTTGTACGATGCTAGAAATTTACTAATGGATGACGAAGTCGTACACAATGGCCCAAAATCGCAATTGGAAGAGTTATCAGAAATGGTAAAAGTGTATTTAGATTGGCTCGAAGATGCGTCCTTCGATACTGATCCTGAGGACATAATTAGCAGAATTAGAGAGATTGGaatattaaagaagaaaatagagCTGTACATGGATTCATGGAAGGAACCCTTGGACTCTCAACAATTTGAAGGAATGCTTGAAGAGGGTCATAAGCTATTACAGGCTATAGAAACCCACAAGAATACTGTTGATCAATTTTTGCGTGAATTTGAAACCGAATTTGCAGGCACTATAGATAATGTTAGAGAAGAATTCGAAAAAACCAAACTATCGGCATACGTTTCTAATGCGTTATCTACATGGGAAGAGACTTTGACCTCTTTTAAAAATTCCATGAGCGAAATTGAAGAACTCTTAGCAAAGAATATAATTGGCGAAGACCTTCGTGAGCgattatttgaaattaaGTTAAAGTTTGATAAGTATCGCACAAAACTAGAGGAGAAATTACATCTCATCAAAACTAGCGATGAAAGTCGTTTGAAAGAGATAAAGAAGCTACATTTAAGAAAGTTTCGCCtacaaaagagaaaggaggaaaagctgaaaaaaaagcttgaGCAGGAATTGAGTAAACACAGAAATGAAACGGAGTCGATAATAAATGAATCGGTAGGTAATGAAGATTCTCCCCTCAATGATAAGACAACTGAGTTGAATTCAGGCTCTAAGGAAGAAATTTTGCATGATGAATTATAA
- the MUD2 gene encoding Mud2p (similar to Saccharomyces cerevisiae MUD2 (YKL074C); ancestral locus Anc_2.619), whose product MTDEKRLEDLRSKIMESIGKTDEDVASVKNKRLNSGSTAVDTQSKRQKNDGNLPTAPKSRDTSYSRIRGSSSSTILSANRSTYEQTRAGPYHQGHRDIPGRPYNRENRYNSHSTGSQWNENLYNRQRDERRGRNERLDRRGRNETGNYGRFNHQRKNVGPKFNGNRGERPIQTHRNDMNYNAQNVIYPGSSFDSPAYYNMASSRANSMLVISSLSNSIDPKMVANLKNLLESFVLGLKETENNAKDFEIVNFFGGEEKFDHIIVEFSSQICSTMVLACRSFFNRKLSTIDLNWTRPNDYIQQLDHLVGYCRGTVIALEDLENVNEGEEDKMKEILRSFNVTNGITKPLYYKSSSSANGAEKGPEFTKCALLLFEVLTEDVLDKLKQYKWFKPNDGKTSQVTSWITFQSLPNLVTQSVRVESKVLLLLNCLDPLDLKDETFITEIKETLKYSITGIDAIKISQPGVDYRLNFENLASGAGNIYIKFKTLEAAKYAMEELPGTQFNDRTVLCTYIDEDDFDIMEAAHYHK is encoded by the coding sequence ATGACTGATGAAAAGAGACTGGAAGATTTAAGATCCAAAATAATGGAGTCTATAGGAAAAACAGACGAGGATGTTGCGTCGGTCAAGAATAAAAGACTCAACTCAGGTAGCACAGCTGTAGATACGCAATCTAAGAGACAAAAGAATGATGGCAATCTTCCGACAGCGCCGAAAAGTAGAGATACTTCATATTCTCGTATCAGAGGgtcatcatcatcgacTATTTTGAGCGCGAACCGATCAACTTATGAACAAACAAGGGCAGGTCCTTATCATCAAGGTCATCGAGATATACCGGGAAGACCATACAATAGAGAAAACAGGTATAATAGTCATTCTACTGGTTCTCAATGGAACGAAAACTTGTACAACAGGCAAAGAGatgaaagaagaggaaggaATGAAAGATTAGATAGAAGGGGCAGGAATGAAACCGGAAACTACGGCCGTTTCAATCACCAGAGAAAAAACGTGGGTCCTAAATTCAATGGTAACCGTGGTGAAAGGCCGATTCAAACCCATAGAAATGATATGAATTATAATGCTCAAAATGTCATCTACCCAGGTTCATCATTTGACTCTCCGGCTTACTATAACATGGCCTCCTCCAGGGCAAACTCAATGCTTGTCATTTCGAGCCTGTCTAATAGTATAGATCCCAAAATGGTAGCAAACCTGAAAAACCTGCTAGAAAGTTTTGTTTTAGGCCTTAAGGAGACGGAGAATAACGCAAAGGACTTTGAAATTGTAAACTTTTTTGgtggtgaagaaaaatttgatcACATTATTGTCGAGTTCAGTTCTCAAATTTGTAGTACAATGGTTTTGGCCTGTCGATCATTCTTTAATAGAAAACTTTCAACTATCGATTTAAATTGGACAAGACCTAATGATTATATCCAACAACTTGATCATTTGGTTGGTTATTGCAGAGGTACGGTAATTGCTTTAGAAGACTTGGAAAATGTGAATGaaggtgaagaagataaaatgaaagaaattcttAGGTCATTTAACGTGACAAACGGTATTACCAAACCACTTTATTACAAAAGTTCATCCAGTGCAAATGGCGCTGAGAAAGGTCCTGAATTTACTAAATGTGCTTTATTACTGTTTGAAGTGCTCACTGAGGATGTCCTTGATAAATTGAAGCAATACAAGTGGTTTAAACCAAATGATGGTAAGACATCACAAGTTACTTCGTGGATTACTTTTCAAAGCCTACCAAATCTTGTTACCCAATCCGTTCGTGTTGAATCAAAAGTTCTCTTGCTTTTAAATTGTCTTGACCCATTGGATTTAAAGGATGAGACTTTTATTAcagaaattaaagaaacaTTAAAGTATAGTATCACGGGAATAGACGCAATAAAAATATCCCAACCTGGGGTTGATTACAGActcaattttgaaaaccTGGCTTCTGGGGCTGGTAATATTTATATCAAGTTCAAGACTCTGGAAGCAGCAAAATACGCGATGGAAGAGTTACCGGGTACTCAATTTAATGATCGTACTGTTCTATGCACTTATATAGACGAGGATGACTTCGACATCATGGAAGCAGCTCACTATCATAAATGA
- the DHR2 gene encoding RNA helicase (similar to Saccharomyces cerevisiae DHR2 (YKL078W); ancestral locus Anc_2.629), whose product MAANINNSTSSNYVSKKQKLRKNVHPFMGVTRTKRTSKVIRFNDSNESDLVSEQSLKEKNVVTYKSLKNRASDLLKMRKTLPVYQNKREIMTYIESNPVVVLIGETGSGKSTQIPQFILEQLYGTKKHGSIAVTQPRRVAAINLATRVAQEHGCKLGDQVGYSVRFDNMTTARTRLKYLTDGMLLRELMMNRELKEYSVVVIDEAHERTVLTDLILGFLKSLIQGPRPDLKIIVMSATLQAEKFSEFFNNAPILFVEGRKFDVKQYYLKAPTDDIVDAVIRCCVQINQCEQLGDILCFLPGQEEIDKAVTIMEKIAKYVADETPVPLIVPYPLYAALPPIQQALVFAPIKGFKRKVVFSTNIAETSVTISGVKFVVDSGLRKVKVWRHQLGLATLLTVPISQASAMQRSGRAGRESEGKSFRLYCESDYLKLPKQSEPEIARSDVTSPVLMLKRYGINDLLNWTWFENPGKDAVLMALQELYELGALNTRGKITKRGEQMALLPLQPHLSSVLIKASEVGCLSQVIDIVSCLSVENLLLNPSPEERDEVNERRLSLSNAGKRYGDLIMLKELFDIYFYELGKSQDSNSERNDWCKGLCISVRGFKNVIRVRDQLRVYCKRLFSSISEGNEESKKIGEDSEEISKILKCFLTGFIKNTAIGMPDRSYRTVSTGEPISIHPSSMLFLNKSCPGIMYTEYVFTTKGYARNVSRIELSWLQEVVTNGTAVAKQKISSSK is encoded by the coding sequence ATGGCTGcaaatatcaataatagTACTAGCTCGAATTATGTTTCCAAGAAACAGAAACTTAGGAAGAATGTACATCCATTCATGGGAGTCACTCGAACCAAAAGGACCAGTAAAGTCATAAGATTCAATGATTCAAATGAGAGTGATCTTGTTTCAGAACaaagtttgaaagaaaaaaatgttgttACTTACAAATCTTTAAAAAATCGGGCAAGTGATTTACTTAAAATGAGAAAGACACTTCCAGTTTATCAAAATAAGCGCGAAATAATGACGTACATTGAAAGCAATCCAGTTGTCGTGCTTATTGGTGAAACAGGTTCCGGTAAATCAACGCAAATACCACAGTTCATATTAGAACAATTATATGGTACAAAGAAGCATGGATCAATTGCTGTGACTCAACCTCGTCGTGTGGCCGCCATCAATTTAGCTACAAGAGTTGCTCAAGAGCATGGTTGCAAATTGGGTGACCAAGTAGGTTACTCCGTTAGATTTGATAATATGACCACAGCAAGAACAAGACTTAAGTACCTAACTGATGGTATGTTACTTAGAGAGCTTATGATGAACAGAGAGCTTAAGGAATACAGTGTCGTCGTCATCGATGAAGCGCATGAAAGAACTGTGTTAACAGATTTGATATTGGGGTTTCTTAAATCCTTAATACAAGGGCCAAGGccagatttgaaaataatcgTTATGTCTGCAACATTACAAGCCGAAAAATTTAGTGAGTTCTTCAACAATGCTCCAATTTTGTTTGTAGAAGGTAGGAAATTTGATGTCAAACAATACTATTTGAAGGCACCAACGGACGATATAGTAGATGCCGTCATCAGATGCTGTGTACAAATAAACCAGTGTGAACAACTAGGAGATATCTTATGTTTTTTGCCAGGCCAAGAAGAGATTGACAAAGCAGTGACTATAATGGAGAAAATTGCTAAGTATGTTGCAGATGAGACACCAGTACCGCTAATAGTTCCTTATCCTTTGTATGCTGCTCTTCCACCAATTCAACAAGCCTTAGTCTTCGCACCAATTAAGGGTTTCAAGAGGAAGGTTGTGTTCAGTACGAATATTGCAGAAACATCTGTTACCATATCTGGAGTTAAATTTGTTGTTGATTCGGGTCTTCGAAAAGTAAAAGTTTGGAGACATCAGTTGGGGTTGGCCACTTTACTAACAGTACCTATTTCTCAGGCAAGTGCTATGCAGAGAAGTGGTCGTGCTGGTAGAGAAAGCGAGGGCAAAAGTTTCAGGCTTTATTGTGAATCTGATTACTTGAAGTTGCCTAAGCAAAGTGAACCTGAGATAGCTAGGAGTGATGTCACATCTCCTGTGCTAATGTTGAAAAGGTATGGTATTAATGATCTACTGAACTGGACCTGGTTTGAAAATCCTGGTAAGGACGCTGTACTCATGGCCCTTCAAGAACTTTATGAACTAGGTGCTCTAAACACTCGTGGAAAGATAACGAAACGAGGAGAACAAATGGCACTCTTACCATTACAACCGCATTTAAGTAGTGTCTTAATTAAAGCCAGTGAAGTCGGCTGCTTAAGTCAAGTCATTGATATTGTTTCCTGCCTCAGTGTGGAAAACTTATTATTAAACCCATCACCTGAGGAAAGGGACGAGGTGAATGAACGTCGTTTATCCCTAAGTAATGCTGGTAAAAGATATGGCGACCTTATCATGCTAAAGGAGCTTTTTGACATTTATTTCTACGAACTGGGGAAAAGTCAAGACTCAAACTCTGAAAGAAACGACTGGTGTAAAGGTTTATGCATTTCAGTACGTGGATTCAAAAACGTGATTCGCGTTAGAGATCAATTAAGAGTTTACTGTAAGCGTCTGTTTTCCTCAATAAGTGAAGGAAATGAGGAATCCAAAAAGATTGGTGAAGATAGTGAGGAaatatcaaagattttgaaatgtTTCTTAACCGGGTTCATCAAGAATACCGCTATAGGGATGCCAGACAGGTCTTATAGAACTGTTTCCACAGGGGAACCGATAAGTATTCATCCATCTTCTATGCTATTCTTGAACAAAAGTTGTCCCGGTATAATGTATACGGAATACGTCTTTACTACCAAAGGGTATGCCAGAAATGTTAGTAGAATTGAACTGTCATGGCTACAAGAAGTTGTTACTAATGGAACTGCTGTAGCAAAGCAAAAAATATCTAGTTCAAAATAA
- the AAN1 gene encoding Aan1p (similar to Saccharomyces cerevisiae YKL075C; ancestral locus Anc_2.623): MAEELLPKQRANGPSLNDCTCKRCLKLSTSKDKKIRRKKKSEEKRERHYGSRRKLTFNFMKHTNMDDTNYDVITSVGYLNEKYGLKKSHYIEKFIKCIHKKINIDVSKITDAYIDTLNPWVKVKLFLLLVTLSEKGGPEYWLDKTDGDKNSGSSLSEDGLGSSVESEDVPKFSTLKDEMVKTHKNLFPTLTEQIIQHNINQDFTESNYDEDYVFSSIWANFMEGLINHYLEKVIVPYSEMKVCQQLYKPMMKIISLYNEYNELMVKSEKNGFLPSLQESENVKSEKSEKDNKDDAVSQERLERAQKLLWQAREDIPKTISRELTLLSEMYSTLSADEQDYELDEFVCCAEEYIELEYLPALVDVLFANCGTNNFWKIMLVLEPFFYYIEDVGGDDDEEEDNVDNSEDDEDRLLTKNLEGAGNAADHHFKPDPRVITLEKICEVAARQKWI; this comes from the coding sequence ATGGCTGAAGAATTATTGCCCAAGCAAAGGGCCAACGGGCCATCGTTAAACGACTGTACCTGTAAGAGATGTCTCAAACTGAGCACttcaaaagataagaagatcagaagaaagaagaagagtgaggagaaaagagaaagacaTTATGGAAGTAGACGGAAATTAACTTTTAACTTTATGAAACATACTAATATGGATGATACCAACTACGATGTGATTACCTCGGTCGGATAccttaatgaaaaatatggattgaagaaatcacattacattgaaaaatttatcaaatgcATCCataaaaagataaatatCGATGTTAGCAAAATCACGGACGCTTACATAGACACGCTGAACCCATGGGTTAAAgtaaaactttttcttttgttggTGACCTTGTCTGAAAAAGGTGGTCCAGAATACTGGCTGGACAAAACAGACGGTGATAAGAATTCAGGATCATCTTTATCAGAGGATGGGTTGGGAAGTTCTGTCGAAAGCGAAGATGTCCCGAAGTTCTCAACTCTGAAAGATGAAATGGTCAAGACCCATAAGAATCTTTTCCCCACGTTGACAGAACAAATCATACAGCATAACATCAATCAAGATTTTACTGAATCAAATTATGATGAGGATTACGTCTTTTCGTCTATTTGGGCGAATTTCATGGAAGGGTTGATCAACCATTATTTAGAAAAGGTTATTGTACCTTATTCTGAGATGAAAGTTTGCCAGCAATTATACAAaccaatgatgaaaataatctCTCTTTACAACGAGTATAACGAGCTTATGGTCAAAAGCGAAAAGAATGGATTTTTGCCATCTCTACAAGAATCTGAAAATGTCAAAAGTGagaaaagtgaaaaagacaataagGATGATGCTGTTAGTCAAGAAAGACTTGAAAGAGCTCAAAAACTGCTATGGCAAGCTCGAGAAGATATTCCAAAAACTATCAGTAGAGAATTAACCTTATTGTCAGAAATGTATTCCACATTATCGGCTGATGAGCAAGATTATGAATTAGATGAGTTCGTTTGCTGTGCAGAAGAGTACATTGAATTAGAGTATCTGCCTGCACTCGTTGATGTCCTTTTTGCCAATTGTGGCACGAATAACTTCTGGAAAATCATGTTAGTCTTGGAACCCTTTTTCTACTACATCGAAGACGTAGGCGGagatgatgacgaagaagaagataatgTGGATAACAGCGAGGATGATGAGGATCGTTTATTAACCAAAAATTTGGAGGGAGCTGGTAATGCGGCTGACCATCATTTTAAACCTGATCCAAGAGTGATTACGTTGGAGAAAATATGCGAGGTTGCTGCGAGACAAAAGTGGATATAA
- the PSG1 gene encoding Psg1p (similar to Saccharomyces cerevisiae YKL077W; ancestral locus Anc_2.624) encodes MRFYDTIFIFSFLASLYQHVDAARQVVRPKQKMTTSEKVQPWRRTIYETIPEIVTPTVIAGVTFSAKPEATPNPLRPWVSLQHDGRPKTIKPEIKKGLTVKGRPDYSTYFKTATHRTYSYDELKAHNMDPNEEFEETEYIEEDDTYVSLNPIIRCTPDRYFNKGLAKDIHSEPFCTPYENSRWKVENTYFVTWYTRFFEDENSGKVTDQVRVHLSYVKENPVEKGNYKRDIPATFFSSEWIDNVNGLFAVEVREEWLQKKYERRIVVSVQPKNIPDEEFDPLHNGVLLYITAGSKVFKPTKEQLALDDAGITNDQWYYVALSIPTVVVVFFVFMYFFLYVNGKNRDFTDVTRKALNKKRRVLGKFSEMKKFKNMKNHKYTELPSYKKTSKQN; translated from the coding sequence ATGAGGTTCTACGATactatttttatcttctcttttttggCATCGCTATACCAACATGTTGATGCAGCAAGACAAGTTGTTCGGCCAAAGCAGAAAATGACTACTTCAGAGAAAGTTCAACCTTGGAGGCGTACAATTTATGAAACTATACCTGAAATAGTAACACCAACGGTTATTGCAGGTGTTACTTTTTCGGCTAAGCCAGAAGCGACACCAAATCCGTTGAGGCCTTGGGTATCTCTACAGCATGATGGTAGGCCAAAGACTATTAAGCcagaaatcaagaaaggTTTAACCGTGAAGGGAAGACCCGATTATTCAACCTACTTTAAGACTGCGACTCACCGCACATATTCTTATGACGAGTTAAAAGCCCACAATATGGACCCAAACgaagaatttgaagaaacagagtacattgaagaagatgatacGTATGTCTCCTTAAATCCTATTATTAGATGTACTCCAGATCGCTACTTCAATAAAGGTCTGGCAAAGGATATTCACAGTGAACCATTTTGCACACCATACGAAAACTCTAGATGGAAAGTTGAAAATACTTATTTCGTTACTTGGTATActagattttttgaagatgagaATTCTGGTAAAGTAACCGATCAAGTTCGTGTGCATTTGTCCTATGTCAAAGAAAACCCTGTCGAGAAGGGTAATTATAAGAGAGATATTCCTGcaacttttttctcatctgagtggattgataatgtcaATGGTCTATTTGCCGTTGAAGTCAGGGAGGAATGGTTGCAAAAAAAGTATGAGCGCAGGATAGTTGTATCTGTTCAGCCAAAAAATATACCAGATGAAGAGTTTGATCCACTACATAATGGTGTTTTATTGTATATTACCGCGGGTTCCAAAGTTTTTAAGCCTACAAAGGAGCAATTAGCTTTAGATGATGCGGGTATAACAAATGACCAGTGGTATTATGTCGCACTCTCCATTCCTACAGTCGTGGTAGTgttttttgtctttatgtattttttcttatatgTTAATGGAAAGAACAGGGATTTCACTGATGTTACCAGAAAAGCTCTCAACAAAAAACGCCGTGTTCTAGGTAAATTCTCtgaaatgaagaaattcaaaaacatgAAAAACCACAAGTACACGGAACTACCATCTTATAAAAAAACCAGCAAACAGAATTAG